The following are encoded in a window of Ruminiclostridium herbifermentans genomic DNA:
- a CDS encoding HAD family hydrolase encodes MYKYVIFDVDGTMIDTEEAVMYAYQQVIFNKYGRYFTEEELLKGYGVPTPQTLANYGFTDIEAAMKDYYKYLIEGFKRCSVFDGIIEVISHLKDKNIPIGIVTSRCKYEIDIDSSLQSLVDKFESIVCSDDTINHKPNPDPLIRAMEKMNAIASETIYIGDTIFDSMCANSAGVKFALALWGTNNANNISADYYLKKPAELLELL; translated from the coding sequence ATGTATAAATATGTTATTTTTGATGTAGACGGAACAATGATAGATACAGAAGAAGCTGTTATGTATGCATATCAGCAAGTAATATTTAATAAGTATGGAAGGTATTTTACTGAAGAAGAATTGCTTAAGGGTTATGGAGTTCCAACACCCCAAACTTTAGCTAATTATGGTTTTACAGATATAGAAGCTGCTATGAAGGATTATTACAAATACCTTATCGAGGGTTTCAAACGCTGTTCGGTCTTTGATGGAATTATTGAAGTTATTAGCCATCTAAAAGACAAAAACATTCCCATTGGCATTGTCACTTCAAGATGTAAATATGAAATTGACATTGATAGCAGCTTGCAGAGTTTAGTTGATAAGTTTGAATCTATTGTATGTTCAGATGATACTATTAATCACAAGCCAAATCCAGACCCACTTATAAGAGCAATGGAAAAAATGAATGCAATAGCATCTGAAACAATTTATATTGGCGATACTATCTTTGATTCCATGTGTGCCAACAGCGCTGGAGTAAAGTTTGCTTTAGCTCTTTGGGGAACTAACAATGCTAATAATATTAGTGCAGATTATTATTTGAAAAAACCAGCTGAATTACTTGAGTTATTATAG
- the spoVB gene encoding stage V sporulation protein B, protein MSSDSFYKNSAILTLSNFITGFIGFAFSIVLSKKLGAEGLGLYGLIMPVYSLLICLTADGLITAVSKVCAVYNSKKDYRNLHRTVKTIVCFMGLWSIAVAALVFINASNISTFFIKDIRAANAIKIICPALVFIPFSAIFKGIFYGFEKFTIPASIDILEKGIRITILLSTIFLLSLNNVKGTVTAAYFALAVGEAISLLMLLTAYKLFFKKLVPVKTKVKNPLQLLFDILVISTPLCLNGFLSSILNTASTLILPRRLISTGISYDNALELIGKFLGMSLTTVNLPFIIVGSMMTVLIPDMSLSISKKDLWSTERRISQVLKISFLVGLGTLIISLCIPQKLGMLFYSRNDLGDMIKIAGICSFMSYASSASFGILNALGKQNINLRNSLIVSVEGLVLVFILTGIPELNIYGYGVSIVLTSITGLIINLYEIRKYCEIHLSIKSSLVFAIIGIIGYVTIKIASTIIPDTFIVFDVFISTILCFVAIFYLSKIYNQISIN, encoded by the coding sequence ATGAGTTCTGATAGTTTTTATAAAAATTCAGCTATATTGACATTATCAAATTTTATAACAGGCTTCATTGGCTTTGCATTTTCAATAGTGCTCTCAAAAAAGCTAGGAGCCGAAGGACTTGGTCTTTATGGCCTTATAATGCCGGTATATTCTCTTCTTATTTGTTTGACTGCAGATGGTCTGATAACAGCAGTTTCAAAAGTCTGTGCAGTATATAATAGTAAAAAGGATTATAGAAATCTGCATAGAACTGTAAAAACTATAGTTTGCTTTATGGGCTTGTGGAGTATTGCTGTAGCAGCACTTGTTTTTATCAATGCATCGAATATAAGTACCTTTTTCATAAAAGATATCAGAGCAGCAAATGCCATAAAAATAATATGTCCAGCATTGGTATTTATCCCTTTTTCCGCAATATTTAAAGGAATATTTTATGGCTTTGAGAAATTCACTATCCCAGCTAGTATTGATATTTTAGAAAAAGGTATAAGAATAACAATTCTCTTATCCACTATTTTTCTGCTATCACTTAATAATGTAAAAGGTACTGTAACCGCTGCCTATTTTGCATTAGCAGTGGGAGAAGCTATTAGCCTTTTGATGCTGCTAACTGCTTATAAATTATTCTTCAAAAAACTTGTACCTGTGAAGACAAAAGTTAAGAATCCATTACAGTTATTATTTGATATATTAGTAATATCAACTCCTCTATGCTTAAACGGATTTCTGTCTTCAATACTAAATACTGCATCAACATTGATATTGCCAAGGAGATTAATTAGCACTGGCATAAGTTATGACAATGCATTAGAACTTATTGGAAAGTTCCTTGGTATGTCACTCACAACTGTAAATCTGCCATTTATAATAGTTGGTTCCATGATGACTGTACTAATTCCGGATATGTCACTTAGTATTAGCAAAAAAGATTTATGGAGCACTGAAAGAAGAATATCTCAGGTATTAAAAATTTCTTTTCTTGTAGGATTAGGCACACTAATAATATCTTTGTGTATTCCGCAAAAACTAGGTATGCTTTTCTACTCAAGAAATGACCTAGGAGATATGATTAAAATAGCGGGTATTTGCAGTTTTATGAGTTATGCTTCTAGTGCATCTTTTGGAATATTAAATGCTCTTGGTAAACAGAATATAAACCTGCGGAATTCTCTCATAGTATCTGTAGAAGGTTTAGTTCTAGTGTTTATCCTAACAGGAATTCCGGAATTAAATATATATGGATATGGCGTATCTATTGTTTTGACCTCAATAACAGGTCTTATAATTAATCTATACGAAATTCGAAAATACTGTGAAATTCACTTATCAATAAAGAGTTCTTTAGTATTTGCTATAATTGGAATAATAGGATATGTGACTATAAAAATTGCTAGTACAATTATTCCTGATACCTTTATTGTATTTGACGTTTTTATTTCTACAATCCTATGTTTTGTCGCCATATTTTACCTGTCTAAAATTTATAATCAAATAAGCATTAACTAG
- a CDS encoding DUF1294 domain-containing protein, with protein sequence MDMLMQNFIIIALLILNIFGFILVSLDKYKAKNKLWRIPERSFFILSILGGSIGVYVGLFLFKHKTRHWYFMVIIPLIILAQIVFIYYLANK encoded by the coding sequence ATGGATATGCTTATGCAGAATTTTATTATTATTGCATTGTTAATTTTAAATATATTTGGGTTTATTTTAGTATCCTTAGACAAATACAAAGCTAAAAACAAATTATGGAGAATACCTGAACGTTCTTTTTTTATATTATCTATACTAGGTGGTAGCATTGGCGTATACGTTGGACTGTTTTTATTTAAGCATAAAACACGTCACTGGTACTTTATGGTTATTATACCGCTAATTATACTAGCTCAGATTGTGTTCATATATTATTTAGCCAACAAATGA
- a CDS encoding FHA domain-containing protein encodes MEINILDMSFLSVVFKVVLVIVIFIIILQALKIMSKDVKRSGLKNGKNLGWKLRLEYSGDGGSFIAGDIIPIGSKISIGRNEANQMLLPSQSVSNYHAQIYFEDGRYMLEDLKSTNGTYINGVRVDKKSLQPGDEIRISQTVLVVLDDE; translated from the coding sequence ATGGAAATTAATATTTTAGATATGAGTTTTTTATCAGTAGTGTTTAAGGTAGTACTGGTAATAGTTATATTTATTATAATACTTCAGGCATTGAAAATTATGTCCAAGGATGTAAAAAGAAGTGGATTGAAGAATGGGAAAAATCTTGGTTGGAAGCTTAGACTTGAATATTCGGGCGATGGAGGCAGCTTTATAGCTGGTGATATCATACCAATAGGCAGCAAAATTTCAATTGGCAGGAATGAGGCAAATCAAATGCTGCTTCCATCACAGTCGGTATCAAATTATCATGCTCAAATATATTTTGAGGATGGCAGGTATATGCTTGAAGACTTAAAATCTACAAATGGTACTTATATAAATGGAGTTAGAGTGGATAAAAAAAGCTTACAGCCTGGTGATGAAATACGCATTTCTCAGACTGTTCTTGTGGTTCTAGATGATGAGTAG